A single region of the Fusarium fujikuroi IMI 58289 draft genome, chromosome FFUJ_chr05 genome encodes:
- a CDS encoding related to GNAT family acetyltransferase, with amino-acid sequence MSEQPVGPITPLGTASSPSRGSLDGRYTSLIPLQPSHADPSYKHLGGEENGHLWTYMFGGPYLDQQQWREAVEGFSKSEDPLFYTVLSGPRDDPKSEPVGQMSYLNIVPSHRRIEIGSIIFGSQLKQTRAATEAFYLIIKHAFEDLGYLRVEWKANHLNKPSLAAAERLGFVFEGIFRKHMILKGRRRDTAWLSITDEEWPLVKKAFEAWLSENNFDTNGKQIKSLKDIRQGLTKD; translated from the exons ATGAGTGAACAACCAGTTGGCCCAATAACCCCCTTGGGTACCGCGTCTTCACCCTCTCGTGGGTCCCTTGACGGACGCTACACTTCCCTTATCCCATTGCAACCCTCTCACGCCGATCCAAGCTACAAGCACCTCGGCGGCGAGGAAAACGGTCATCTTTGGACATATATGTTTGGAGGACCATACCTTGATCAGCAACAATGGAGAGAGGCTGTTGAAGGATTCAGCAAGTCCGAGGATCCATTATTCTATACTGTTCTCTCTGGGCCACGCGATGACCCCAAGTCTGAACCTGTTGGGCAAATGTCTTATCTCAACATCGTTCCAAGCCATAGAAGGATTGAAATTGGGAGCATCATCTTTGGGTCTCAGTTGAAACAGACACGTGCTGCTACTGAAGCCTTTTATCTGATTATCAAGCACGCTTTTGAGGATCTTGGTTATCTACGAGTCGAGTGGAAAGCcaatcatctcaacaagCCTAGTCTCGCAGCTGCTGAGCGACTGGGCTTTGTTTTTGAGGGTATCTTCAG AAAGCATATGATTCTCAAAGGAAGGCGTCGAGATACTGCTTGGCTCAGCATTACTGACGAGGAGTGGCCTCTCGTTAAGAAGGCGTTTGAGGCTTGGCTCAGCGAAAATAACTTTGATACAAACGGAAAGCAGATCAAGTCTTTGAAGGATATTAGACAAGGCTTGACAAAGGACTAA
- a CDS encoding related to diaminopropionate ammonia-lyase: MPQKQSFLQALAADEHNQTSFLQKFVQAASPNPPGDTIKATAVIGGYLSSKNIPYEFFDVNGDGKVNVISDFQGRKGPGPRVVLNGHVDVFPVGDGSGWSRDPWSGDIVDGRLHGRGVVDMKSGTASLIIAYAFLYERRHLLSGSVALCAVADEETGGKWGTKYLIEQDKHRWGGDLMLCAEPGGLETIRFAEKGTLRLTCAVKTKGALGPYLHLSKGAIRTASAFINEVIESVEALPVDLPVEMERHLEKPEVKRAVDQAMGPGTTTIIARPTVNVGTIQGGLKVNMIPETCIVELDIRMPVGMREDTILDLIDTIIPQHEPASITIKKQAAASNPFNYSVIDHPIIGHLKDNAKSLRPDSDSPIPIPSMGGSDCKHYRYAGIPAYIFGCSPDTSEYFLLNKSESFIDGSPVASVDESASIAEFHHVTKVHALAVWDYLHRV; encoded by the coding sequence ATGCCTCAAAAGCAATCCTTTCTTCAGGCTCTCGCAGCCGATGAACACAACCAAACCAGCTTTCTCCAAAAGTTTGTACAAGCCGCATCCCCAAATCCACCCGGAGACACAATCAAAGCAACAGCAGTCATCGGAGGATATTTATCCAGCAAGAATATCCCTTACGAATTCTTCGACGTCAACGGGGATGGCAAAGTTAATGTAATTAGCGACTTTCAAGGCAGAAAAGGCCCTGGCCCGCGCGTCGTGCTGAACGGCCATGTCGATGTTTTCCCCGTTGGTGATGGTAGCGGCTGGTCTCGAGATCCTTGGTCGGGCGATATAGTCGATGGAAGACTCCACGGGCGCGGAGTCGTAGACATGAAGTCTGGGACTGCCTCGCTCATCATTGCATATGCATTTTTGTACGAGCGTCGCCATCTCCTGTCGGGTAGTGTAGCCCTTTGCGCTGTCGCTGACGAAGAGACGGGTGGGAAATGGGGTACCAAATATCTCATTGAACAAGACAAGCACAGATGGGGCGGTGATCTCATGCTATGTGCTGAACCAGGTGGTCTTGAAACTATCAGATTCGCAGAAAAGGGAACGCTACGATTGACATGTGCTGTCAAGACCAAAGGCGCGTTGGGGccatatcttcatctcagcaagGGCGCCATCCGAACAGCCAGCGCGTTCATCAATGAGGTGATCGAGTCAGTAGAAGCACTGCCAGTCGATCTGCCAGTCGAAATGGAGAGGCATCTGGAAAAGCCAGAGGTCAAGCGAGCTGTCGATCAAGCAATGGGCCCTGGAACGACAACAATTATTGCTCGGCCGACCGTCAATGTTGGGACAATTCAGGGCGGCCTCAAAGTCAACATGATCCCAGAAACATGTATCGTCGAACTGGATATTCGCATGCCAGTGGGGATGCGAGAAGACACGATCCTGGACCTGATTGACACCATCATCCCGCAGCACGAGCCCGCGAGTATTACGATCAAGAAGCAAGCTGCTGCGAGTAATCCTTTCAACTACTCGGTCATCGATCACCCTATCATTGGCCATCTCAAGGACAACGCCAAGAGCCTGCGACCAGATTCTGATTCTCCAATTCCGATCCCCTCGATGGGCGGATCAGATTGTAAGCATTATCGATATGCAGGCATCCCGGCTTACATCTTTGGCTGCAGCCCAGACACAAGTGAGTACTTCCTACTAAATAAGTCTGAGTCTTTTATTGATGGTTCCCCAGTGGCGTCTGTGGATGAATCAGCGTCAATTGCAGAGTTTCACCACGTTACAAAGGTACATGCATTGGCTGTCTGGGATTATTTACATCGTGTATAA
- a CDS encoding related to sporulation-specific protein Sps2p: MAPTSRIAFLALSFLLSGRFAAAECDISGNYTIIAAPDDQDGVQSCKDVDGSLSLLFDKDPSSWPSDKATVDLGDISSLTGDLVIYPHHDSKKTVVTASSLKTIEGALTIWNTGTGKDHTIEEFDLVFGALEEVGKDYVITEAFAKLSLEHKADITVGGMARVYDTDVEELQLNGVYTVNGDFSIDSNSDMKELDVPALTYANKGLIVKGNNALEKVSFAKLKGVKGNMQFNQNGALQTIYLAALESAATMSITANGNDGTVLLPWLSSIGNSTTTATSDFSGLGKIEFSSLRTVNGSLTFESNSFEDLTIPLIKEMNGGITVEDNPSLTTFALPRVTYVDELDISSNDKLTNITANALKSAGTIAIKGSFTNVEFFNLKKVTGDFKVVGDESMDCSWFDANIKSIVEGKYTCVGDHDKKERKPSTGGIEDTEGNPKDYMTSPDDDDGGNGGSGSGSSGSDSGSGSGSGSSDGDKEGSKGGLSTGAKAGIGIGVAIIVVLLIVGAVMFWLWRRRQTAAPGEKRLGSSGSGSTKKGIFDGQQMGVQTKIEATNPSPSPSIGTLNFGRNSLIESTGGFTEKSLNAWKTIRRVSVSSGGSSTVKEGTSILKG, encoded by the exons ATGGCTCCGACAAGTCGCATCGCCTTTTTGGCGCTGTCATTCCTCCTTTCAGGCCGTTTCGCAGCAGCTG AATGCGACATTTCTGGCAATTACACAATTATCGCTGCACCCGACGACCAAGATGGAGTTCAATCCTGCAAAGATGTCGATGGCTCTTTGTCGCTCCTCTTCGATAAGGATCCCTCTTCCTGGCCATCCGACAAGGCCACAGTAGATCTCGGCGACATCAGTTCACTTACCGGTGACCTTGTCATTTATCCCCACCACGACTCGAAGAAGACGGTTGTTACGGCGTCGAGTCTGAAGACAATTGAAGGAGCCCTTACGATATGGAACACAGGAACCGGGAAGGACCACACGATTGAGGAGTTCGACCTGGTATTCGGCGCGTTGGAGGAAGTGGGCAAAGATTATGTTATCACGGAAGCTTTTGCCAAGCTCTCACTTGAGCACAAGGCTGATATCACAGTGGGAGGTATGGCGAGAGTCTACGATACCGATGTGGAGGAGTTGCAGTTGAACGGAGTGTATACCGTCAATGGAGACTTCTCAATCGACTCTAATAGCGATATGAAGGAGCTCGATGTCCCGGCGCTTACATACGCTAATAAGGGCCTCATTGTCAAGGGCAACAATGCTCTTGAGAAGGTCTCATTTGCAAAGCTGAAGGGGGTCAAAGGAAATATGCAATTCAACCAGAATGGTGCGCTGCAGACTATTTACCTCGCTGCCCTGGAGTCAGCTGCTACCATGTCTATCACCGCCAACGGAAATGATGGTACCGTGCTGCTCCCTTGGCTGTCGTCCATCGGAAACAGCACTACTACTGCGACCTCAGACTTCAGCGGACTGGGCAAGATTGAGTTTTCGTCCCTACGCACTGTCAATGGTTCACTGACCTTTGAGTCTAACTCGTTTGAGGATCTTACTATTCCTTTGATCAAGGAGATGAATGGTGGCATTACTGTGGAGGACAACCCTTCTCTGACGACGTTTGCTTTGCCGAGAGTTACATACGTGGATGAACTAGACATCAGCAGCAACGACAAACTCACCAATATCACAGCCAACGCTCTCAAGTCTGCCGGCACAATTGCGATCAAGGGATCGTTCACAAACGTGGagttcttcaacctcaagaagGTTACGGGAGATTTCAAGgtcgttggtgatgagtcTATGGATTGCAGTTGGTTTGATGCTAATATCAAGAGCATTGTTGAAGGAAAATACACTTGTGTTGGCGATCAcgacaagaaggagaggaagcCTAGCACTGGAGGCATTGAGGATACTGAGGGCAACCCTAAGGATTATATGACATCccccgatgatgatgatggaggtaATGGTGGAAGCGGCAGTGGCAGCAGTGGAAGCGATAGTGGTTCGGGCAGTGGAAGTGGAAGTTCCGACGGTGACAAAGAAGGCTCAAAGGGAGGGCTTTCAACAGGTGCAAAGGCCGGCATTGGAATCGGCGTTGCGATCATCGTTGTTCTCCTTATCGTTGGCGCGGTTAtgttctggctctggcgCCGCCGTCAGACCGCAGCACCCGGTGAAAAGCGCCTCGGCAGCAGTGGCAGCGGCTCAACCAAGAAGGGCATCTTTGATGGGCAGCAAATGGGTGTCCAGACAAAGATCGAGGCCACCAACCCCAGCCCGTCTCCTAGCATCGGCACTTTGAATTTCGGCCGCAACTCCCTCATCGAGTCGACCGGTGGCTTTACCGAGAAGAGTCTCAATGCCTGGAAGACGATTCGAAGAGTTAGTGTTTCTTCGGGTGGTTCTTCGACTGTCAAGGAGGGAACTAGTATTCTCAagggttga